A window of Sedimentibacter sp. MB31-C6 genomic DNA:
TGTAGGCGTAGTTGGTAGCATAACGAATTTTGTTGTAATAAAAAAAATTAGTAAATATAGTTCAATTAAATATAAAAAAAGATACTTAAATAAGAAAATGTGATATAAGTATTGCAATTATTTGTTATTGATGGTTTAGATACTCTTTTTATAGGGTATATAAAAATAAAATAATTCAAAGTTGGAGGAAGCTAAATGGTAAATGTAAATGATTATAAGGTATCCTTGGAAAAGTTAAGAAATAATTGTAACTGTGATGAAGAACTTGAATTTGTAAATAAATTACAGGATATATATCAATTAAAAGGAGTAATTGGACAGGAAAGGGCTGTAAAATCAATGGATTTTGGTTTATCCATGAAGGCTAAGGGATATAATATATTTGTAGTAGGACCTCAAGGAACAGGTAAGAGCACTTATACTAAGACAGTTGTCTCAAAAAAAGCTGCCCAAAAGTCGGTTCCTGAAGATTGGTGCTATATTAATAATTTTAATGAAAAGGAAAAACCGCTTGCTGTTTCTTTGGAAGCAGGACAAGGTAAAATTTTTCAAAAAGATATGGAAAAACTTATATCAAATTTGACAATAGAAATCAAAAGGGCTTTTGAAGACAAGGAGTATGAAAATAAAAAGGATTTAATACTGCAGGAATTTAATAAGAAAATGAATTCTTTTATGCAGGATATTGAAAAAGTATCCATTGAAGCTGGGTTTAATGTAGAACAATCACAACAGAGAATTATTCTAATTCCTATAAAAGATGGTAAAGCTATGGAACCAGAAGAATATAACAGTCTTCCAGATGGAGAAAGGGAAAAAATTGAAAAAAAAAGAAATGAACTTGGCAAAATAATAGAAGAGAAATTACGTGAAGTAAAGTCTTTGCAAAGGGAAATAGATGATGAAGGAGTGGAACTTCAAAAACAAACAGCATTTCTCGTGGCAAAACCATTTATAAATAAATTAAAAAATAAATATAATAAAATTCCTAAAATAATTGAATATCTTGATATGGTGCTAAAAGATGTATCAGAAAATTACTTAATATTTAAAAGTATTGGTGATATATCAAATAATGGTAATGTTTCAATTATCAAAAATGAAATGATGGAAGATGAAGATAATGAATCGTTAGAAAATATAATTTCTATGCCGAAGGATATGATGGATCCGTTTATAAGATATAAGGTGAATTTATTTGTTAATAACGAAAATAGAAAAGGGGCACCTGTTGTAATCGAAAGTAATCCATATTATTACAATCTTTTTGGTAAAATTGAATATAAAACAAATAGTCAATCTATGGCTACAACAACAGATTTTACAATGATTAAGGCGGGTGCAATTCAAAGGGCAAATGGAGGATATTTAATCCTTCAAGCTAAGGATTTATTTATGGATCAATTTTCATGGGATGCCTTAAAAAAAGCTTTGAAATATAACTATTCAGTTGTAGAAAATATTGGAGAACAGAATCGCTTTGTTCCAACTGTTACATTAAAACCAGAGTCTATTCCTCTTAATGTAAAAATAATACTAATTGGAAGTCCTGAATATTATTATATCCTTTCAACTGATGAAGACTTTAGAAAACAATTTAAGGTAAAGGTAGATTTTGATACTGAAATGATAAGAAATCAAGAAAATATACAAAATTATGTATATTTTGTTAATTCTTTATGTCAACAAGAAAATTTGATATCTTTTAATAAATCTGCCTTAGCAAAAGTGGTAGAATTTGGCTCCAGACTTGCAGATAATCAGAATAAACTATCCACTCAGTTTAACAGTGTTAGTGAAATAGTTTATGAATCTTCAGCTATAGCAGAAGAGGAAAGAGTAGATTTTGTAGATGAAATTCATGTTGAAGAAGCAATTAAAAATAAAAAATATAGATTAAATATGTTAGAGGAAAAGCTACAAGAGCAAATTTTAGATAAAAAGGTATTAATAGATACAGAAGGATCAGTAGTAGGACAGGTAAATGGATTATCTGTTATGCAAATAACAGGTTATTCCTTCGGCATGCCTTCTAGAATAACTGCAAGAACATATATGGGAAAAGAAGGTGTAATAAATATTGAGAGAGAAACAGAGATGAGTGGAAATATTCATTCTAAGGGGGTTCTTACTCTTAATGGATATTTAGGTGGAAAACTTGCTCAGGAAAAGCCATTAGGATTAACTGCTCAGGTTACCTTTGAACAGCTTTATGGCGGAGTGGAAGGAGATAGTGCATCTAGTGCAGAATTGTATGCTATATTATCTAGCTTATCAGGAGTTCCTTTAAAGCAAAGTTTGGCTGTTACAGGTTCAGTAAATCAGATGGGTGAAATACAACCCATTGGTGGAGTCAATGAGAAAATAGAAGGATTCTTTGATATTTGCAAAGCTATGGGTTTGAACAAAGAACAAGGAGTAATAATTCCTAAGAGCAATATAGACAATTTAATGCTAAAAGATGAGGTTATAGAAGCAGTAAAAAATAATTTGTTTAATATCTTTGCAGTAAAAACAATAGAAGAAGGTATTAGTATATTAAGTGGTATTTCTGCAGGAGAAGTAGATGAATATGGGAATTATCCTGAAGGAAGTATATTTTATTTAGCAGATCATAAACTCCATGATTATACAAAGGGATTAGAACTAGCTGAAGAAGTATAATAATAGTACAGATTAGATAAAATTATAATTATTGAAATAGTATTACAATTATGGTAGTATATTCAAGGATATAACATTTTATAAAAAAACGATATTAGTTATGAGGAGATTATTATGAAAAAGAAATATGTATCATTAGTGTTAGTTGCTTTAATGTTAATTACTGCTTTAACTGGTTGTGGTCCAAATGACTTAGGTTATTTAAATTTATCAGGGGAGATATCTAAGTTAACACAATATAATTTTATTAATAATACACAAATTGAAATTTCAAAAGAGTTAGCAGACGAGGATTTTAATATAGATTTGAACATAGAAGGTGAAATTAATATAGACGATGTTGAATCTGCGTACATGAACTTAGATGTTCTTATGAAAATTAATGACATAGAAATAGAAAAACCTATAAATTTAGTTTTAACTGATAATAAATTACTTGTATCTAAAAATGCTTTATTAGAATTTGTGGCTATTGAACAATTAAAAGCTACAGAAGTAGATAAAAAAATTGTTGAACAACTTTATTACAACGATTTAAAGGATGTTGAATACATTATATTAGTTGATTTAACCGAAACATATCCAAATACAATGTATCTTGGAGAAAAAAATGAGAAATTATATGATGATGCAATTGATTATCTCACAAAAGCGTTTGAAGGTTTTGACTCAAATCTTATATCAAAAACATCAAAAGGCTTTGTAGTAGAAATGAATTCAAAAAATACATTAGCCTTTATTGAAAACTTAATTAATTATATTAAAGATAACAAAGAATTAGTGTTTGACGAAACTATCAATTACTTAGAAAAATATTATAGCAATATTGAGATAGATGATTTATCAGATACTGATAAAGAAATTATGTTTGAAGAATTAAAATCAAGCAGACAGGATTTCTATGATGCTATAGATGAAGCTGCTATGTTTTTAAATTCAGGCGAATTAGATATATATATAGATATGTTAGAAGATAGTGTAATTAAAGAAGAAATATATAAAGAAAAAGATTCATATAAGGATATAACAGAAGTAAAGATAGTATATGATGGTATAGAGATGATTAACATCAATTCTAATACATCAATTGTTCCAACAAAAATAGAAAAAGTTTCATTAGAAGGAAAAACAATAGAAGTAGTTGAGTTAGAAAATCTTTATAACAAAACTGAAAATTATATTAACCCAGTACAAAAGATGCAATTAGAATGGTATGAAGACAGTTACTTTGTTCAAGTTGAAAGTGCTAGATTAGAAGGAAATATAGATAATGATTATAAAGATTTTGCAAATATTGATAATAGCATTTATTTACCATTGAGATTTATATCTGAATCTTTTGGAGAAGAAGTAGATTGGGATAACGAAAACAAAAAGGCATATATAATAAGAGATGAAGAAAAAATTGAAATGACTGGAGTTATTATTGATTCTAACACCATGGTTAAAGTAAGAGATTTTGAGAAACTTGGGTATAAAGTAGATTATATTCAAGAAGATGGTAAGTCAATTGCTACTATTACAAAAAATTAAATCAATCTTTTCATATATAATAAACTAAGTAAATACACTTCAAAAAATTTTAGCATATTTAGTGTTGAAAAGAAGATACTATTTATGAGGTGATATTATGGCAAAAGCAGGTATGAGAAGACCAAATCCAAGAGAACCGCATGGTACAGAAAGCAATCATAAAATGCATCTATCCAAAAATGATGTTCCGCCTGTACCAGAAATACAAGGTAAAGCAAAGTATGGTAATAAAAAGGCAAAACCTATTATTATAAATAAAATTCATCATAAAGAATTAGAGTGAAAAATTTTAAATTAATGAATATTTAAATTAAAATTGATTATAATATTATTACGATGACAAATCCATTTAGGTGAATTAAGTATTATTTTGAGTAGATGAAAGTAACCTAAAATTATGGATTTGTCATCTTTTTTAACTGTAATTGTATAGATAATATTAAGTTTAAACGATATAATTAGGGGTATATATTTTATATTAAAATAAAAATGTTAATAGTAATAAGAAGAAATTTTATAAAAATTTATTTCTAAATGAGAGGAGGAGTTAATAATGAAGGCTTTCGTTGACAGAGATACTTGTATTGGATGTGGTGTTTGTGTAGCACTTTGCCCAGATGTTTTTGAATTAGATGATGAAAATATATCTGTTGTAATATCAGATCCAGTGCCTACAGAATTTGAATCTTGTGCTGAAGAATCCAAACAAGAATGTCCAGTAGGTGCTATAACAGTTGAATAGATAATAAAATATAACTTATAGGAGAATTACAATGTCTGAAGAATATGTAAGTAATGATAATGAAGTTCTTTTTTTATCTAATTTAAACAGTATTGAAGCAGATATTATTATTTCAAAACTAAAATCATTTGATATACCAGTTTTAAAAAAGGCAAAAGGCTCAGGTGGTATTATGGAAATATACTTTGGAGCAAATAATTTTGGCATAGACTTGTATGTCCCTTCGAGTATGCTTCAAATAGCTGAAGAGTTGATTTTAGAAAATAACACTGATGATGAAACTGATTTATAAATAACTACTTAACGTTAAAAAGCGGTTTTGTATAATACAAAACCGCTTTTTAACGTTAAGTAGTTTTTAAAATAATAAATTTTAAAAATATCTCTATGTGTTTTGATTGTTAAATTGGAATAAACTTGGTATAATAACATCTAATATAACTATTTTATTTAGATAAAAAGTATGTTTAAATATGGAGGAATTAAAATGGCAGAATTAAAATATGAAATTACACAAGAAATAATAGTCATATCAGAGTCTTCACAAGGTTGGACTAAGGAGTTGAATTTAGTAAGTTGGAACGAAAGAGAACCGAAGTATGATATAAGAGAATGGTCGCCTGAACATGATAAAATGGGCAAAGGTATTACCTTTACTAAAGAAGAGATGAAAAAGTTAAGAGACGCATTAAATGATTTAGATTTTTAAGTAAAAAACGAGGATTGCAAAGGACGGAACGTCCTTGCCGTTAAGGGGGGTGCTCAGTAAAAATGCTTTATTAAAGCATTTTTACGCCGAAGGGGGACATAGGTCCCCCTAGCGGGTGTTGCGAAGCAACTCTTTTTAGATGTTATGATATATATAAAATAATGAAGAATAAATTTATAGTATAAATTAGGGGACAACTATGGAAAATTTAGACTTTAAAATTGAACAATGGAAAAATCTACTGCTAGACTTGGGAAAAAGCAATAGGTTAATTAACTTTAGGACGACAAAAAAATCAAACATAGAAATTAAATTACCGAAATTAAATGAATTATATAGTGCTATTGTAAAAGAAGAAAAATTACTAAAATTTGATTATTCTATTAATTCAATAAATCAAAAGTCATCTATCATAAATGGTGATTTAAAAACGAATAGGTCTTTAAATGAAAAAAATAATATTTTAAAATCATTGAGGTCTAAAGCTAAGTTATCAATTGAAGAACAAGGAATAAACACTTTATATCTTGCTTTTGGAATGCTTAAATGGATTGATAGAGAAAATATAAAGGAGGTAATTCATTCTCCTCTTATTCTTGTACCTGTTAAATTAACTTTACCTTCTATTAATCATCCATATGAAATAAGCTTACATGATGACGAAATAGTTTTGAATCCTAGCTTAGCTTATAAATTAGAAAGTGATTTTGGCATAAAGTTGCCAGAATTCAATGAACATGATGATGAGATAATAGTATTTCTAGATAAAATTAAAAGCATAATTCAGATACATAATTGGGAAATTGTTGAAGAAGTTCAATTGACTTTATTATCATTTCTTAAAATTAATATGTATAAAGATTTAGATAGAAATAAAGAAAGAATTATAAATCATCCTGTAATAAAAGCAATAGCTGGTGATTATAAAGAAATTAGTCAGGTTCCAGCAGAATTAAATAATTATAATCATGATAAAAATACAAGTCCTTTAGATACTTATCAAGTTTTAGATGCAGATGCAAGTCAACAAGATGCTATTTTGCTGTCTAAAAAAGGGTATAGTTTTGTATTGCAAGGTCCACCTGGTACGGGAAAAAGTCAAACAATAGCCAATATTATCTCTGAAGGTATAGCAGATAGAAAAAAGATTCTTTTTGTTTCTGAAAAGATGGCTGCTTTAGAAGTGGTGAAGAAAAGGCTTAGCGAGGCAGATTTAGATGATTTTTGCTTAACTTTACATAGTCACAGGGCAAATAAGAGGGAAGTTTTAAAAGAACTAGATAGAATTCTAAAATTAACTGTGGAAAATATCAGAGATGATATTTTATACGATTTATCTGACTTAGATAAAAAAATCAAGGAGTTAAATGAATATCAAGAACAGTTACACACAAAGGTTATGCCATTAGATGTAACTATTTATGAAATCAATGGTAAGCTTGCTAAATTAGAAGGTATTAAGGATGTTGTATTCACTATTGATAATGTTGAAAATATAGATGCAGATAAGCTTAATTCTTATAAATATCTTATTAATCAATATTCTAAAGCAGTTGGTAAGAATAATAATGATATTATTTCTAATCCATGGAGTAGCTCGAATATAAAGACTCTTACATATGATTTAAGAAATAAAATAGAAATAACTATAAAAAGTCTTTTACCTAAATTAAGAAAGTTTATAGATTTATATGAGAAAACAGTTGATTTTACAGGTGCTAAATTTAACTACAGCATAAATAATTTGCAAGTATTATATGATGTTTTAAACTTTTGCATTGAACTTCCACCAATACCAATTCATTGGCTAGAAGCTGAAATCGATGAATTAAGGTCTATGTCAAATAAATTTGTATTTAAGCGCAAACAGTATTTTGACTTAAAAAACCAGTTGAAAAAAATATATAACGAAGATATTTTTGCCATTTCTTCTAACGATATTATTAATATTTTTGAAAATGAGTTTACAGAAATAAAAAAACATATTAATACAAAGAGATATGAAACACAAAAAGATATTATAATAAATGCTAGTTTGATAGATTCAGAGTGTAAGGAAATAAAAAATACTTTAAAAGATAGTTTTGATAAGGGTAGTATTATTACACAAAAATTGGGATTATCTAATTTAGAAACCATTAATTCGCTTTTATGGTTGGATGATTTAGCTAGATACATTTTAAAAAAAACAAATCCTACAGATAAATGGTTTAATGAGGTACAACTAAACGATACATTAATTTTATTGGAAGATGCTAAAGAACATCAATTGATTATTAAAAATAATATTTCAGCAATAATAGAAAATTATGATAAGAAAATAGTAAATTTGAATTATGATGATTACATAGATAAGCTAACAAAAAGTTATACAAAAACATTAAATATTATAGCAAAAAATAACAATATAAAAGATATCGGTTTAATTGACAGGCGTTCTATTTTAAATTTTAGCCAAAATGAGGTGCCTAAATTAGAAAGATGTAAAAATATAATTGAATTAGCATATAAAGCAGCTGAAAGACTTTCTGTTATAATAGAGGTAAAAGATTTAGAAACTTTTGATGAACTAATATCATTAAGTAAATTAATTAATATTATAAATCGAAATCCTCAGCCTACAATATCTTGGTTTGATATCAATATGGATTCTGTAATAGATAAAATAATTTCTGATTTAGAAGAAAGACAAGTGGAAATAAAAGAATTAACTGAAGTGATAATTTCTAAGTTTAGCAATGATATATTTAACATAGATTATAAAGGAATATTATCTAGATTTAACACAGAATATACTAGCTTTTTCAAAAAAATAAAAGGTAGTTATAAAGCTGATAGAAAAATTATCTTAAGTTGCTACAGAAATCAAAAAGATAAATTAGAAGATAATGATATAATAAAACTTCTAAATAATATTGCAATAGTTAAAGAAGGTGAGCAATGGTTAAGTGATAATCATAATTTAGCTAAAGAATTGTTAGGAGATTTATATCAAGAAAAATATACAGATTGGGAGTTAGTTCGTTTAAATAGGGCAAACTTTAAATCTATAAGATCATATTTTGGTAATTTTCAGATTTCAGATAAATTGAAAAAGGTATTGTTAAATTGCAATTTATCTGATACAAACGCAGAAATTAGAAATTTAAATGAATCTATACTAAAAAATGCTATTACAGAAATAGAAAATATCACCAATATAAATATTGTTAGTTCTCATCCTGTTGAAATAATAAAATATATTGATTTATTATGTAAGGAAGTACAAATAATTAAAAATGATTATGAAAAAATTTATGACTATAAATTAAGTAAAGACGAGCATCTAACTATAAAGAATATTATTGATTTACTTTATAATGTTAGGGACATTAATATTTGTAGGAATTGGTTTCAAGAGAAGAGTTATTTACTTGAAAGTTATTTAGGGGCAAATTTTATTGGAGAAAATACGGATTTTAAAATAATCAGTAATTCTATAACTATTACTAATAATATAAAACTGTTATTAAGCAATGAAGTTCCAAAAAAATTTATATCATTATTAATATCTAATGAATATCCATATGAAGATTTAATTTCTTTTCAATGGAGTATAAAAAAATTAAAGGATAGCAGTGTTTTTGATAGAATTTATTCAATATTAAACAAAAAAAATATTAAGGAAATAAAAGAAGAAAAAATTTCTTTGTTGATTAATTCAATTGATCTAATTATGAATTCTGTCAGTTTATTACAAGCAACATATACGAATTTAGAAAGTTATAGCAAAGAAAATTTACAGTATGAAATAATAATGTCTGATATCATTTCTTTAAATAAAATTCAAAGAATAGAAGAACAGTTTATTAAGCATGAAGTAGAATTAAAAGAAAAATATTCATTTTATTATAATGGTGTTGGTACTGATTGGGAAAGAATAAATATTAATTTAAATCTTGTTAAAGAACTTAAAGAACTTTGTAATGAGTTTTCCTTATCAAAACAGTTTATTACATCAGTGTGCACTAATGAAACTTTTGTTATAAAATGTAAAACTTTTGTTGAAAATTTAGCAAATGCTAAAAAGGAAATTAATGAAGAATGTTGTGAATTTTTTAATTTATTTGAAAACCAAGAGGAATTATATAATTTGAATATTTATAAACTTCTTAGTAAAATTGAAGGATGCACAAATTTGATTCTATTAGAGGAATGGATTAGTTTTCAAAATATTAGAAATAAATGTAAAGATAATGATTTATCAGATTTTATTGATAAGATAGAAAATATAGAATGCGAATCAAGTGAAATTTTAAATATCTTTTTGAAAAGATTCTATAATTTGTGGCAAGACGTAAACTTAACTAAATTTCCAGCTGTTTTAAATTTTATAGGCAAAAATCATCAAGTACTAATAAAAGAATTCAATACACTAGATAAAAAACAGCTTAGGTTAGCACAGTTTAGAATAAGAGAAAAAATAATAGCAAAATTACCCGATATAAACGTGACGACATCTGCTATTGAAGAAATAGGCATTTTAAAACGTGAAATAAATAAGCAGCGAAAAATTAAGCCGTTAAGGAAGTTATTAAGTGATATACCTAATTTAATTACAACTTTAAAACCATGTTTATTAATGTCTCCTCTTTCTGTAAGTTTATATTTGCAAGCTGAAGAATACAATTTTGATATTATTATTTTTGATGAAGCATCCCAAATTCATACAGAAGACGCAATTGGTGCAATTATGAGAGGTAAACAAGTTATAATTGCTGGAGATAGATTTCAATTACCACCTATGAGTTTTTTTACAGCAAACTTATCTGACACTAATAACACAGATGACGATAATGATTTTTATGATTCTATATTAGAAGAAGCAATTAATGCTTTACCGGAAAGAACGCTTAAATGGCATTATAGAAGTAGATATGAAGATTTGATAGCATTTTCAAATAAAAATATTTATATGAATAATTTGGTAACATTTCCATCTAATAGAGGGAAATTGTCACATTGTGGAGTTGAATACATTTATGTTGAAGAGGGGATATATACTAGAGGAGGTAGAAAAAATAATATAAAAGAAGCAAAACGTGTAGCAGAACTAATATTTGAACATTTTGATAAATTTCCAAATAGATCTCTTGGTGTTGTTACTTTTAGTGAAACGCAACAAAACGCTATAGAAAAAGAAATTAGACAAAGAAGACTTTCAAATCCATATTATGAGAAATTTTTTATAGAAAATATTGAAGAAGAATTTTTTATTAAAAATCTTGAAAATGTTCAAGGAGATGAAAGAGACACAATTATTTTCAGTATTGGATATGGAAAGGATACAAATGGTGTAATGCATATGAATTTTGGGCCTTTAGGTCGAAAAGGTGGATATCGCAGATTGAATGTTGCAATTACACGTGCTAAATACAATTTGAAACTTGTTGGTTCCATTAAACCAACTGATATAGATTTAGATAAAACTAATTCTGAAGGTGTTAGAATGTTAAAATATTATATTGAATATGCATTAAAAACATCTAGTAACCATCAAAACGATCTGATATTGTGTAATACAGCTAATATTGATTCATCTTTTGAAGAAGTTGTCTATGGATTTTTGGTTGATAATGGTTATATAGTAAAAACAAAAGTTGGATGTTCTGGATATAGAATGGATATGGCTGTTGAACATCCTTTTAAAAAAGGGTTATTTGTTTTGGGAATTGAGTGTGATGGTGATACATATCATAATACTAGAACTGTTAGAGAACGTGAAAGGTTAAGACGGTCAATTCTAGAAGATATGGGATGGACAATTTATAGAATATGGTCTACTGATTGGATAAAGAACCCAAAATTTGAAGGCGATAAACTTTTAAATACAATAGATAAAGCTATATCTAACACAATACTATAGCTTTATAATAAAAATATACAGCATGAGGTTAGAATGGAAAAATATAAAGAAATTGAAAGAAGCATTATAAAAAAATACAGAAAAAAAATCTGGTCAAGATTTACGTTAGCAATAAAGGAATACAAGCTTATAAAAGAAGGAGACAAAATTGCTGTTTGTATATCAGGTGGTAAAGACTCAATGTTAATGGCTAAATGTATCCAGCATTTACAAAAGTATACAAAGATTCCATTCAAAGCAGAATACATTGTTATGGATCCTGGTTATAATTTATTAAATCGACAACGAATAATAGATAATGCAGAGAAAATGAATATTCCCATTAAAATATATGATTCTGAGATATTTGAAGTTGTGGAGGTAGCAGGAGGAGGAACTCCTTGCTATTTATGTGCAAGAATGAGAAGAGGATATTTATATAGATTTGCTAAGGAGTTGGGATGTAATAAAATTGCATTAGGACACCATTTAGACGATGTAATTGAGACAACATTAATGAGCATGTTGTATGCAGGTGAATTTAAAACCATGATGCCTAAGTTGCACAGCGCTAATTTTGAAGGAATGGAGCTTATTAGACCAATGTATAAAATTCGAGAAGAAGATATTATTGCATGGAGCAAATATAATAGTCTTGAATTTATTCAATGTGCTTGTAAAATTACAGATAGCATTTCACAAGGAAATGGTGGCTCTAAACGGAATGAAATGAAATCTCTAGTTAAATATATGAGAAAGATTAATTCTAATTTTGATTATAATATTTTTAATAGTATTCATAACGTAAACTTAGATACAGTTATAGGATATCGTAAAGATAAAATAAGACATAGTTTTTTGGACAACTATGATAAAGAATCAACTTCGTCTTGACTAGACTTTATAACAAAGGAGAATTAGTTTGGAGAGAAAAATTGGTATTATTGCAAACGATATTGGGTTAAAGGAAAATATTGAAGAATTATATGAAGATGATATTAAAAATGGTAAAATAATAATTGAGCTTTTAGATTCTGACAAAATGGAAGAACAGGGAAAATTACTTGAAAAGAAAGGCGTCAGAGCTATTATTGCCCGAAGTGGGGGATATCGTTATACTATTGGAAATGTAAATGTTCCTGTTGTTAATTTGAAAATTTCTACTTTAGACATTCTTCATTCAATTAAAACAGCCAGAAAAATTGGAAAAGACATTGTTCTAATTATTTCTGATTTAGAGAATTTTGATTATGAAGAATGGGAGGATATGATTTATTCTAAATTAATCATTGAAAAGTTTATTTATAAGGAAGAAATCGAAACAATAGTTAGTAAATATGCTTCCAAACAATCAAAAGTAGTAATTGTAGGTGGCGGGATTCCTTGTAAAATAGCTAAAAAATATAATTTAGATTTTGTTCATATTGGTGCTAGTGATGAGTCTATTCATGATGCAATAACTGGAGCATGGGAATTAGTTGACAGTTTGTATGAACAAAAATATAAAAATGAAATATTAAATACTACATTAGATGGCGTTCATGATGCTGTTGTTGCATTAGATAAAGATGGGAAGATAATTTTATATAATGAAAGAGCACAAGAATTGTTAAAAAAGGACAGAGAAACAGTACTAAATAAAAAACTCCTTGATATTTTTCCGGAGCTTAATTTTATGTTAGAAGGGTTTAATAATCAAACTTTTAATCATAATGAAATAGTACATTTAGATAAAATTGTTATTACTGCTAACACTTCTCTTTTGAAAGTTGACGATCAAGTAATAGGTGTA
This region includes:
- a CDS encoding copper amine oxidase N-terminal domain-containing protein encodes the protein MKKKYVSLVLVALMLITALTGCGPNDLGYLNLSGEISKLTQYNFINNTQIEISKELADEDFNIDLNIEGEINIDDVESAYMNLDVLMKINDIEIEKPINLVLTDNKLLVSKNALLEFVAIEQLKATEVDKKIVEQLYYNDLKDVEYIILVDLTETYPNTMYLGEKNEKLYDDAIDYLTKAFEGFDSNLISKTSKGFVVEMNSKNTLAFIENLINYIKDNKELVFDETINYLEKYYSNIEIDDLSDTDKEIMFEELKSSRQDFYDAIDEAAMFLNSGELDIYIDMLEDSVIKEEIYKEKDSYKDITEVKIVYDGIEMININSNTSIVPTKIEKVSLEGKTIEVVELENLYNKTENYINPVQKMQLEWYEDSYFVQVESARLEGNIDNDYKDFANIDNSIYLPLRFISESFGEEVDWDNENKKAYIIRDEEKIEMTGVIIDSNTMVKVRDFEKLGYKVDYIQEDGKSIATITKN
- a CDS encoding Lon protease family protein; its protein translation is MVNVNDYKVSLEKLRNNCNCDEELEFVNKLQDIYQLKGVIGQERAVKSMDFGLSMKAKGYNIFVVGPQGTGKSTYTKTVVSKKAAQKSVPEDWCYINNFNEKEKPLAVSLEAGQGKIFQKDMEKLISNLTIEIKRAFEDKEYENKKDLILQEFNKKMNSFMQDIEKVSIEAGFNVEQSQQRIILIPIKDGKAMEPEEYNSLPDGEREKIEKKRNELGKIIEEKLREVKSLQREIDDEGVELQKQTAFLVAKPFINKLKNKYNKIPKIIEYLDMVLKDVSENYLIFKSIGDISNNGNVSIIKNEMMEDEDNESLENIISMPKDMMDPFIRYKVNLFVNNENRKGAPVVIESNPYYYNLFGKIEYKTNSQSMATTTDFTMIKAGAIQRANGGYLILQAKDLFMDQFSWDALKKALKYNYSVVENIGEQNRFVPTVTLKPESIPLNVKIILIGSPEYYYILSTDEDFRKQFKVKVDFDTEMIRNQENIQNYVYFVNSLCQQENLISFNKSALAKVVEFGSRLADNQNKLSTQFNSVSEIVYESSAIAEEERVDFVDEIHVEEAIKNKKYRLNMLEEKLQEQILDKKVLIDTEGSVVGQVNGLSVMQITGYSFGMPSRITARTYMGKEGVINIERETEMSGNIHSKGVLTLNGYLGGKLAQEKPLGLTAQVTFEQLYGGVEGDSASSAELYAILSSLSGVPLKQSLAVTGSVNQMGEIQPIGGVNEKIEGFFDICKAMGLNKEQGVIIPKSNIDNLMLKDEVIEAVKNNLFNIFAVKTIEEGISILSGISAGEVDEYGNYPEGSIFYLADHKLHDYTKGLELAEEV
- a CDS encoding YdbC family protein; this encodes MAELKYEITQEIIVISESSQGWTKELNLVSWNEREPKYDIREWSPEHDKMGKGITFTKEEMKKLRDALNDLDF
- a CDS encoding ferredoxin is translated as MKAFVDRDTCIGCGVCVALCPDVFELDDENISVVISDPVPTEFESCAEESKQECPVGAITVE